From Oryza sativa Japonica Group chromosome 4, ASM3414082v1, one genomic window encodes:
- the LOC136356041 gene encoding uncharacterized protein — translation MMTMMMQQMQQHYHQVLQQVQQQAQQQQQNLQFGLQPPQSKLLEFLRVKPPTFLSSTNPIEATDWLHAIEKKLNLLQCNDQEKIAFATHQLQGPASVWWDNYMQGTGTVIEYLHEFNRLACYAHEDVRTDAERQEKFLSGLDDELTNQLISIDYEDFEKLVDKAIRQEERCNKMNRKRKAAQLRTSQGISQKPRFTMGHQGGPSTTIIRHHRPYHQGNFNKNNNSGSHSNSEQHSLDPTPSPLMIPADSVQPALPTQPEQPKKIGEKLELCFNCNEPGHMVGKCPKPRRAGLKFVQARVNHASAEEAQSAPEVILGTFPVNSTPAIILFDSGATHSIISKRFASAHGSSYSWRWHDHNSLLPIRDS, via the exons atgatgacaatgatgatgcaacagatgcaacaacactaccatcaggtgttgcagcaggtgcaacagcaagcacagcagcagcagcagaacctgcagtttggtctTCAACCACCCCAATCCAAACTGTTAGAGtttcttcgtgtcaagccgcccacttTCTTGAGCAgcaccaacccaatcgaggccaCCGACTGGCTACatgctattgagaagaagctgaatcttttgcaatgcaacgaccaagagaagattgcttttgctacacaccagctgcaaggtcccgcttctgtttggtgggacaactacatg CAAGGAACTGGGACAGTTATAGAGTATCTGCACGAATTCAACCGCCTCGCGTGCTATGCTCATGAGGACGTGCGCACCGATgccgagaggcaggagaagtttttgtctggtcttgatgacgaattgaccaaccagttgatctccatagattatgaggactttgagaagcttgtggacaaggctatccgtcaggaAGAGCGGTGCAACAAAATgaaccgtaagaggaaggcagctcaGCTCAGGACTTCCCAGGGGATCAGTCAGAAGCCTCGCTTCACGATGGGACATCagggtggaccttccaccacAATTATCCGGCACCATCGTCCTTACCACCAAGGTAATTTcaacaagaacaacaacagTGGCAGTCACAGCAACAGTGAGCAGCATAGCCTTGACCCGACTCCAAGTCCACTAATGATTCCAGCTGACtcagttcagccagctctgccaactcagccagaacagcccaagaaGATTGGAGAAAAGCtcgaactctgcttcaattgtaacgaGCCCGGACACATGGTTGGTAAGTGtccgaagccaagacgtgccggactcaagttcgttcaggcccgtgtcaatcatgcatctgcagaggaggcgcagtcagcaccagaggttatattgggcacatttcCTGTCAACTCGACACCAGCaataatattgtttgattctggtgcaactcaTTCAatcatttccaagcgttttgctaGTGCACATGGgagttcatactcctggaggtggcatgaccacaactcactactgcccatccgtgacagttga